A window from Candidatus Bathyarchaeia archaeon encodes these proteins:
- a CDS encoding 4Fe-4S dicluster domain-containing protein produces MSHRFPHTITAKDVDPTFIKEIKDLPGGKNILDCIQCGVCSGSCPARFAMDYSPMQILKMAHLGLKQEVLSSHTIWICASCYTCASRCPRGLNIPAIMSGFKNMALKSNIQSPVPVKPKFHKAFAEIVGKYGRMHEAELKVKLANKTSFNELLGNASLGFRMLRKGKLKLRPSKLDSSTRFAEIFKKAQGKETQK; encoded by the coding sequence ATGAGTCACCGTTTTCCGCACACAATAACTGCCAAAGACGTCGACCCCACCTTCATCAAAGAGATCAAGGATTTGCCCGGCGGAAAGAATATTCTCGACTGCATTCAATGCGGCGTCTGCTCAGGCTCATGCCCCGCTCGATTCGCCATGGACTACAGTCCAATGCAAATCCTAAAAATGGCACATCTCGGACTTAAGCAAGAGGTTCTATCAAGCCACACAATCTGGATATGCGCCTCATGCTACACCTGCGCTTCACGGTGTCCCCGCGGCTTAAACATTCCAGCCATAATGTCAGGCTTCAAGAACATGGCTCTGAAAAGCAACATACAATCTCCCGTACCTGTCAAGCCCAAATTCCACAAAGCGTTTGCAGAAATCGTGGGCAAATATGGAAGAATGCACGAAGCAGAACTAAAAGTTAAACTTGCCAACAAGACCAGTTTTAACGAGTTACTCGGCAACGCCTCTCTAGGCTTCCGTATGCTTAGAAAAGGCAAACTGAAACTGCGTCCATCAAAGCTGGATTCTTCAACCCGTTTCGCCGAGATTTTCAAGAAAGCTCAAGGCAAGGAGACTCAGAAATGA
- a CDS encoding CoB--CoM heterodisulfide reductase iron-sulfur subunit B family protein yields MKYAYFPGCSIHGSSKEYEMSANAINKRLGIELVEIPDWNCCGAIDAVYAYNPTLAISLATRNLALAENMKTDVVTLCSACFFTLSRANMMLRQYTDMKDRVDKVINDAGLKYAGDVKVRHYMDILANDVGFDRIRQNVTVPLKGLKIAPYYGCLIVRPTGIHAFDDPEHPVSMDKVVEALGAEVVDYPDKTRCCGASLAITDEKVMMEMTKAPLLTAKNAQADCIVTPCPMCHFNLDAKQRDVEKHFDVEIELPVLYITQLVGLAFGLPPKELGLNRNIVSTNRVIEKVQALSHATH; encoded by the coding sequence ATGAAATACGCGTACTTTCCAGGCTGCTCCATCCACGGCTCATCCAAAGAATACGAGATGTCGGCGAACGCCATAAACAAACGCCTAGGCATTGAACTGGTTGAGATTCCTGACTGGAACTGCTGCGGCGCCATCGACGCTGTATACGCTTACAATCCTACTTTAGCGATTTCTTTGGCAACTCGAAATCTAGCCCTGGCCGAAAACATGAAAACAGATGTCGTAACGCTTTGCAGTGCCTGTTTTTTCACTCTCTCTCGAGCAAACATGATGCTCCGCCAATACACAGACATGAAGGACAGAGTTGACAAAGTCATCAATGATGCTGGACTCAAATACGCGGGAGATGTCAAAGTGAGGCATTACATGGACATACTGGCTAATGATGTGGGCTTTGACAGAATCCGCCAGAACGTCACTGTTCCATTGAAAGGCTTGAAGATTGCACCATACTACGGATGCCTCATCGTGAGACCAACAGGCATACACGCGTTCGACGATCCTGAGCATCCTGTTTCAATGGACAAGGTGGTTGAAGCCTTGGGGGCCGAGGTTGTTGATTACCCAGATAAGACTCGATGCTGCGGTGCATCATTAGCCATAACCGACGAGAAAGTTATGATGGAGATGACAAAAGCGCCGCTGCTCACGGCAAAAAACGCACAAGCCGACTGCATAGTCACCCCGTGTCCAATGTGCCACTTCAACCTTGACGCCAAGCAGAGAGACGTTGAAAAGCACTTCGATGTTGAAATAGAGCTTCCTGTGCTTTACATTACGCAACTGGTAGGCTTAGCATTCGGTTTGCCTCCCAAGGAACTCGGACTGAACCGGAATATTGTGTCGACAAACCGGGTTATCGAAAAAGTTCAAGCACTCAGTCATGCCACACATTAG
- the nirK gene encoding copper-containing nitrite reductase yields the protein MTNQTNKKERRSRLKALKFPPVLFTLAILLSFLVVNAYDYFSTNPFLFAQSGGGQQEFTLRTYLNGYVGVGGGIDGVANPTLKANVGDTVKVNIVNGENLMHDFAVEELDVKTSHVMRRDETASVTFRATIDGTYAYYCTVPGHRASGMQGQLVVGRGSGRQPEPAKPVGVSYISRNASDLPSPLSRDYSTTLHITLEAIEVIAEIEPGTTYNFWTFNGTVPGPFIRVRANDTVVVHFRNAANSTMSHSVDFHAVTGPGGGAKATQTPPGQETMFTFKALNPGVYVYHCASPHIPTHLAFGLYGLILVEPESGLTPVDKEFYVMQGDFYTLWPVGTQGHQEFDSQKLNDEEPTYVVFNGRWRGLTGNHTLKANVGDSVRIFFGVGGPNMISSFHVIGGIFDRVYPEGDLVSAPLQSVQTTLVPAGGATVVEFKLQVPADYILVDHSLTRAIDKGALAILTVSGQPNPDVYNAESSSSGSGH from the coding sequence ATGACAAACCAAACAAACAAAAAAGAAAGAAGAAGCAGATTGAAAGCGTTGAAGTTTCCACCAGTGCTTTTCACATTGGCGATACTACTATCATTCTTAGTTGTCAACGCCTACGACTATTTCAGCACTAACCCGTTTCTGTTTGCGCAATCTGGAGGAGGACAACAGGAATTCACTCTGAGAACTTATCTTAACGGCTACGTGGGAGTCGGCGGCGGCATCGACGGAGTAGCGAATCCAACTTTGAAAGCCAACGTTGGAGACACAGTCAAGGTCAACATAGTTAATGGCGAGAATCTGATGCACGACTTTGCAGTCGAAGAGCTTGACGTTAAGACTTCCCATGTAATGAGGAGAGATGAAACTGCATCGGTGACCTTCAGAGCAACTATTGACGGGACTTACGCTTACTACTGTACAGTGCCTGGACACCGAGCATCTGGAATGCAGGGACAATTAGTCGTCGGCAGAGGAAGCGGCAGACAACCAGAACCAGCAAAGCCTGTCGGCGTGTCGTACATTTCAAGGAATGCAAGCGACTTACCTTCACCATTGAGCCGAGACTATTCGACAACGCTGCACATAACGCTTGAAGCCATCGAAGTAATAGCAGAGATTGAGCCGGGAACAACGTACAACTTCTGGACTTTCAACGGCACAGTGCCAGGCCCATTCATCAGAGTCCGCGCAAATGACACAGTGGTTGTGCACTTTAGGAACGCAGCGAACAGCACAATGAGTCATTCAGTAGACTTTCACGCAGTAACAGGCCCAGGAGGAGGAGCCAAAGCAACTCAGACGCCGCCGGGACAAGAAACGATGTTTACGTTCAAAGCGTTGAACCCGGGCGTGTACGTGTATCACTGCGCTTCGCCTCACATTCCAACGCATCTAGCCTTCGGCTTGTACGGTTTGATACTAGTGGAACCTGAAAGCGGACTGACTCCTGTGGACAAGGAGTTCTATGTGATGCAAGGCGACTTCTACACTCTTTGGCCCGTTGGAACTCAGGGGCATCAGGAATTCGACTCGCAGAAACTAAACGACGAAGAGCCCACATACGTAGTGTTCAATGGACGCTGGAGAGGCTTAACGGGCAACCACACTTTGAAAGCTAACGTAGGCGATTCCGTACGAATCTTCTTCGGCGTTGGCGGACCAAATATGATTTCATCATTCCACGTGATAGGCGGAATCTTTGACCGAGTATATCCTGAAGGAGACTTAGTTTCAGCGCCATTGCAGAGCGTTCAAACAACCCTTGTGCCAGCTGGAGGCGCGACAGTAGTCGAATTTAAACTACAGGTGCCAGCGGACTACATCCTAGTGGACCATTCGTTGACGAGAGCCATTGACAAAGGCGCTCTGGCAATACTCACAGTATCTGGGCAGCCGAATCCAGACGTCTACAACGCTGAATCATCTAGCAGTGGAAGCGGTCATTAG
- a CDS encoding cupredoxin domain-containing protein: MYTEEAGGFTPRTITLRQGVTVKLALMSMDVTHSLVIPDFDFDSGPVHAGYRKAFEFTPNEAGEFVFYCNTICSSMHPFMNGVLEVTQE; the protein is encoded by the coding sequence ATGTATACAGAAGAAGCTGGCGGCTTCACACCGCGCACCATAACCTTGAGACAGGGCGTCACAGTCAAACTTGCGCTAATGAGCATGGACGTTACCCACAGCTTGGTCATTCCTGATTTCGATTTTGACAGCGGACCAGTGCACGCGGGGTACAGAAAGGCCTTCGAGTTCACACCCAACGAGGCGGGCGAGTTCGTGTTTTACTGCAACACGATTTGCAGTTCCATGCATCCGTTCATGAACGGAGTGCTGGAAGTAACTCAAGAGTAA
- a CDS encoding 4Fe-4S binding protein: protein MRNLKWHILVVTIIAVSLVGIYFSTHLFVPTSAQAEPRIIDVEAKQFAFTPETIHIRVGEEVIFRVTSADVTHGFYIDGFNIFADVPPGETIEVGPVKFNEPGKIKIRCATLCGPLHPFMVADIVVEPNTPYYLFFAATIVVGVGSIVYLNKPRQSPAPLKRLFDFEIDLLKIKKIGPVLKRVLQWRGIHLALILPNLLIFIIVLASGFIGNPMGALNFSIAVVWILWFAAIEFMILFASRIWCTVCPLPAFGEWLARRRLYSVHQTKKWFSLRKAWPKSLDSIMIASLAFLSISLIIPWLVTRPVVSGILFLILILAALSLHLVYTERHFCLHVCPASAYIGYHASSSLLAVRSKDKAICDKHVAKECIRGGPKGYGCPWKRYPGGLDWNNYCGQCFECLKSCPLDNMTLKYRPIDKDIDARLHAKTDEAWMGFIRFSLVVFYQLVFFGPYFWIKDWGNMGVNMGANLLTIHLLMPTLGGFRNWLGWAAIVSSVALIIFPAAFFAFSWLAKKVVKDGETSSKQVFLAYSYSLSSYGHLLWMAFAVTLVAVNWAYPMRAFSDPFGWGWNLLGTGSVAWKPFIPNYIPLIQAPIVFVGLTLAIISTHHIGLNLFKDQKKAFRGTVVMGALHTLMAAIFISILMG, encoded by the coding sequence TTGAGAAATCTGAAGTGGCACATCCTCGTAGTAACGATTATCGCGGTCAGCCTCGTAGGAATCTACTTTTCAACTCACTTGTTCGTTCCGACTTCAGCGCAAGCCGAACCCCGCATTATAGACGTGGAGGCAAAACAGTTCGCCTTCACCCCTGAGACAATTCACATCAGGGTCGGTGAAGAAGTAATCTTTAGAGTCACGTCCGCCGATGTCACCCATGGGTTCTACATAGACGGATTCAACATCTTCGCGGATGTGCCACCGGGAGAAACAATCGAAGTTGGTCCAGTCAAGTTTAACGAGCCGGGAAAAATCAAGATTCGCTGTGCCACGCTTTGCGGTCCGCTTCATCCATTCATGGTTGCAGACATAGTTGTGGAGCCAAACACGCCGTATTACCTGTTCTTTGCCGCAACCATAGTTGTCGGCGTAGGCTCAATCGTATATCTCAACAAGCCTAGGCAAAGCCCCGCGCCATTGAAGCGTCTTTTCGACTTTGAGATCGACCTGCTGAAAATCAAGAAGATTGGCCCAGTGTTGAAGCGCGTGCTACAGTGGAGAGGCATACATCTTGCGCTCATATTACCCAACCTTCTCATATTCATCATCGTCTTGGCAAGTGGGTTCATCGGCAACCCCATGGGCGCTCTGAATTTTTCCATAGCAGTTGTTTGGATACTCTGGTTCGCCGCAATTGAATTCATGATACTCTTTGCCTCTAGAATCTGGTGTACTGTTTGTCCTTTGCCAGCTTTCGGCGAATGGCTTGCTAGACGCAGGCTCTACAGCGTTCACCAGACAAAGAAATGGTTTTCTTTGAGAAAAGCGTGGCCTAAAAGCCTAGACAGCATTATGATTGCCTCCTTGGCTTTCTTGAGCATTTCCTTGATTATTCCTTGGTTGGTTACGCGACCCGTTGTCTCAGGCATTCTGTTCCTCATTTTGATTCTGGCAGCCTTGTCTTTGCATTTAGTCTACACCGAGCGACATTTCTGCTTGCACGTATGCCCTGCTAGTGCATACATCGGCTACCACGCATCGAGTTCTCTACTAGCTGTCAGGTCAAAAGACAAGGCAATATGCGACAAACATGTAGCGAAAGAGTGTATAAGAGGAGGCCCTAAAGGCTACGGGTGTCCATGGAAACGCTATCCGGGAGGCCTAGATTGGAACAACTACTGCGGACAGTGTTTTGAATGCCTCAAGTCTTGTCCTCTTGACAACATGACTCTGAAGTACAGACCAATTGACAAGGATATTGATGCGCGATTACATGCGAAAACAGACGAAGCTTGGATGGGGTTCATCCGGTTCAGCCTAGTCGTTTTCTATCAACTGGTCTTCTTCGGTCCATACTTCTGGATCAAGGACTGGGGCAACATGGGAGTCAACATGGGCGCCAACCTATTGACCATACATCTGCTAATGCCGACTCTTGGTGGGTTCAGAAACTGGCTAGGATGGGCAGCCATCGTGAGCAGCGTTGCGCTCATCATTTTCCCGGCAGCTTTCTTTGCCTTTTCATGGCTGGCGAAGAAAGTGGTGAAAGACGGAGAAACGTCTAGCAAGCAGGTGTTTTTGGCTTACAGCTATTCGCTTTCGTCTTATGGGCATCTGCTTTGGATGGCATTTGCCGTCACACTTGTTGCAGTAAACTGGGCCTACCCGATGCGTGCGTTCTCTGATCCATTCGGTTGGGGATGGAACTTGTTAGGAACAGGCAGCGTGGCATGGAAACCATTCATTCCCAACTACATCCCGCTCATTCAAGCGCCAATCGTGTTTGTGGGGCTTACCCTCGCAATAATCTCTACTCATCACATTGGCTTGAATCTGTTCAAAGATCAGAAGAAAGCCTTCAGAGGAACCGTGGTGATGGGCGCGCTTCACACGTTGATGGCTGCAATATTTATCTCGATACTGATGGGGTGA
- a CDS encoding geranylgeranyl reductase family protein, translated as MNEDFDVVVVGGGPAGLSSARSAALGGVSVLLVERKKEIGAQIRCGEFIPSAEQMKPLMPEAKSIWDFYESRFLKDAVSNMIKRIRLRSPKNRPYEFSFDGLVLHRDVFERNIAVEAEERGTVIRTATTVEGIKKDVQAVKIALRGRDSSDFVKARLVVCADGFPSKTAEQAGLSVKPEAEDVALCVEHRVSNAEVEEDLVELFFGRKVAPGGYAWIIPKGDGAANVGLGVRTPFVEQGRTAVDYLDDFLHTHPVSSPHFVNALLGPLIGKILCVSGLASTVVGDRVLLAGDAAGTLIPVNGSGIPTALVSGHLAGEVASKFLKGDCELAVYAAALKREVGRIVGRGRTYLTVGDFFARWDGLFERLLWIIGSKNVGVVVKCEPMLPLFR; from the coding sequence TTGAACGAGGATTTTGACGTTGTTGTTGTGGGTGGAGGTCCGGCTGGTCTAAGCTCAGCTAGATCTGCTGCTCTCGGAGGCGTCTCAGTCCTACTGGTTGAAAGAAAGAAGGAGATTGGAGCACAGATTCGATGCGGTGAATTCATCCCTTCCGCTGAGCAGATGAAGCCGCTTATGCCTGAGGCGAAGTCAATCTGGGACTTCTACGAGAGTAGGTTCCTGAAAGATGCTGTGAGCAATATGATCAAGAGGATACGGTTGCGCTCGCCAAAAAACAGGCCTTACGAGTTCTCTTTTGACGGTCTGGTGCTTCATCGAGACGTATTCGAAAGGAATATTGCAGTTGAGGCTGAAGAGAGAGGCACAGTCATCCGAACAGCAACAACGGTTGAAGGCATCAAGAAAGATGTCCAAGCAGTCAAGATTGCGTTACGAGGCAGAGATTCCTCAGACTTCGTGAAAGCTAGACTTGTTGTCTGCGCTGACGGTTTCCCGTCTAAGACAGCTGAGCAGGCAGGCCTTTCAGTTAAGCCTGAGGCAGAAGACGTAGCCTTGTGTGTTGAACACCGAGTCTCAAACGCCGAGGTTGAAGAGGACCTTGTAGAGCTGTTTTTCGGTAGGAAAGTGGCGCCAGGCGGCTATGCATGGATTATACCGAAAGGTGATGGAGCTGCAAATGTGGGCCTAGGCGTGAGAACGCCATTCGTGGAACAGGGTCGTACTGCCGTGGACTACTTGGACGATTTTCTGCATACGCATCCTGTCTCATCGCCTCATTTTGTCAACGCACTGCTTGGGCCTTTGATTGGCAAGATTCTTTGTGTGAGCGGGTTAGCATCGACAGTTGTAGGTGATAGAGTTTTGTTGGCGGGTGATGCTGCTGGAACATTGATTCCTGTCAATGGCAGTGGCATTCCCACCGCGCTGGTTTCGGGACATCTAGCTGGCGAAGTAGCGTCCAAGTTCTTGAAGGGAGATTGCGAACTTGCGGTTTACGCTGCGGCTCTGAAAAGAGAAGTTGGCAGAATCGTTGGTCGAGGTCGAACCTATTTGACTGTGGGTGATTTTTTTGCGCGTTGGGATGGCTTGTTCGAGAGGCTGTTGTGGATTATTGGGTCAAAGAATGTTGGCGTCGTCGTTAAATGTGAACCGATGCTGCCCTTGTTCAGATAG
- a CDS encoding CoB--CoM heterodisulfide reductase iron-sulfur subunit B family protein, with protein MGCTIPYREASYEISARKVFDKLEVELVEMPDANCCGLPVDPANHEMTLALSARNLCLAEQQNLNVITLCTGCATTLRKTNKLLKTDKKMRDEINGILKQIGMEFKGTIEVKHMVQALKEDIGYERIKNTVQKPLTWMKVAEHAGCHLLRPVKYMGWDNPEDPQTLKDLIKLTGAKCLDYMDEAECCGYTVIAVDDKVSLQLTREKLSHVKAVGAEALITVCPSCHLMFDVNQSRIERAFNETYNLPVLHYTQLLGLAMGMSPDELAIKELRVDPSKILQAAQ; from the coding sequence TTGGGCTGCACCATCCCCTACCGAGAAGCAAGCTACGAGATTTCTGCCCGTAAGGTCTTTGACAAACTAGAGGTAGAACTGGTCGAAATGCCTGACGCAAACTGCTGCGGTCTCCCAGTTGACCCAGCAAACCACGAAATGACGCTTGCGCTGTCAGCACGAAACCTGTGCCTAGCCGAACAACAAAACCTAAACGTAATCACGCTGTGCACTGGATGCGCCACAACCCTGCGAAAAACAAACAAACTGTTGAAAACAGACAAGAAAATGAGGGACGAAATCAACGGAATCCTGAAGCAGATTGGCATGGAGTTCAAGGGCACCATTGAAGTAAAACACATGGTTCAAGCCTTAAAAGAAGACATCGGATACGAAAGAATAAAAAACACGGTTCAAAAACCGCTCACCTGGATGAAGGTTGCCGAACACGCGGGATGCCACCTTCTCCGACCAGTCAAATATATGGGCTGGGACAACCCAGAAGACCCGCAGACATTGAAGGATTTGATAAAATTAACCGGTGCCAAATGCTTAGACTACATGGACGAAGCCGAGTGCTGCGGCTACACCGTTATAGCCGTAGACGACAAAGTTTCCCTTCAACTCACACGAGAAAAGCTAAGCCACGTGAAGGCAGTAGGCGCAGAGGCTTTGATAACAGTTTGCCCATCATGCCACCTTATGTTCGATGTCAATCAGTCGCGGATTGAGCGAGCCTTTAATGAAACCTACAACCTTCCAGTGCTGCACTACACGCAGTTGCTAGGCTTGGCTATGGGCATGAGCCCAGACGAACTAGCCATAAAAGAACTCAGAGTCGACCCATCCAAAATTCTGCAAGCAGCTCAGTAA
- a CDS encoding 4Fe-4S dicluster domain-containing protein, giving the protein MAQTTATTETRKNAQPSRLDPSFKNEVLREHDAETLKTCFQCGTCTSSCPTARFSSTYRPRTVLRMTQLGLRQRVLSSPTLWLCTACFACTDRCPQGVEVANVLRVLRNLAVKSGEVPVIYRELANNINETGYAYKIPEIKHKKREETGLPPLPKPKKADVAKLIELTHGSKLLKR; this is encoded by the coding sequence ATGGCACAAACAACAGCAACAACGGAAACGAGGAAGAATGCTCAACCATCAAGGCTGGACCCATCATTCAAGAATGAAGTCTTGAGGGAACACGACGCCGAAACATTAAAGACATGTTTTCAGTGCGGAACCTGCACATCAAGCTGCCCAACCGCACGCTTCAGTAGCACATATCGACCAAGAACAGTGCTGCGCATGACACAGTTGGGTCTGAGGCAGAGAGTTTTGTCAAGTCCCACGCTGTGGCTCTGCACCGCCTGCTTCGCGTGCACCGACCGATGCCCTCAAGGCGTCGAAGTTGCAAACGTTTTGCGTGTTCTCAGAAATCTGGCGGTTAAGAGCGGAGAGGTTCCAGTGATTTACAGAGAACTCGCCAACAACATCAATGAGACAGGCTACGCCTACAAGATTCCTGAAATCAAACACAAGAAACGCGAAGAGACGGGTTTGCCGCCCTTGCCCAAACCAAAAAAGGCTGATGTTGCCAAACTGATTGAACTCACGCACGGTTCAAAACTCTTAAAGAGGTAG
- a CDS encoding V-type ATP synthase subunit F → MDMVMVGDKYLLSGFRLIGVETIEADDEAAAKKVEELVYEGTND, encoded by the coding sequence TTGGACATGGTAATGGTTGGGGACAAGTACCTTCTGAGTGGCTTTCGTCTTATCGGAGTCGAAACTATTGAGGCAGACGACGAGGCAGCAGCAAAGAAAGTGGAAGAATTAGTTTACGAAGGAACAAACGACTGA
- a CDS encoding heme o synthase: MLSSLRSYVEVAKPRIVLLLVFTSAVAMAVAAASSSTALPYEAWALALIGIAAGCAGCNAVTSYIDRDIDSIMVRTKKRPLPSRKIDPPKKALYLGIFLIMVSLLVAGLRNYLSFIAVALGVLDNVVVYSLLLKRRDPLNIILGGISGGLPVIYGWAYTTNSINLMAVLMAAIVIVWTPNHIWSLALRFKEDYQKVNVPMLPAIVEEKVAIRFIVATSMLLVILSLALFFMGVFQSFYLLVALSLGTVTTAINLWLFFKPTRRAAWFVFKFSSPYLAVIFLAMMIDVVLRY; encoded by the coding sequence TTGCTTAGCTCACTGCGAAGCTACGTTGAAGTGGCAAAACCTAGAATTGTCCTCCTGCTCGTGTTCACCTCTGCAGTTGCGATGGCTGTGGCTGCGGCTTCAAGTTCTACTGCATTGCCGTACGAAGCGTGGGCTCTTGCGCTAATCGGTATAGCCGCAGGGTGCGCCGGCTGCAACGCTGTCACCTCTTACATCGACAGAGACATAGACTCAATCATGGTCAGAACAAAAAAGAGACCTTTGCCTTCTCGAAAGATCGATCCGCCTAAGAAAGCCCTCTATCTTGGCATATTTCTCATTATGGTGTCTCTTCTTGTGGCTGGTCTACGGAACTATCTGTCTTTCATCGCCGTTGCGTTAGGGGTTCTTGACAATGTTGTGGTCTACAGCCTTCTGCTCAAGAGGAGAGACCCGTTGAACATAATTCTGGGCGGAATTAGCGGAGGCTTGCCCGTCATATACGGCTGGGCCTACACAACCAATAGCATCAACCTTATGGCAGTTTTGATGGCTGCTATCGTGATTGTTTGGACGCCAAATCACATTTGGAGCCTAGCCTTAAGGTTCAAAGAAGACTACCAAAAAGTCAACGTGCCAATGCTGCCCGCGATTGTTGAGGAAAAAGTGGCTATCAGATTTATTGTGGCAACATCTATGCTCTTGGTGATTCTTTCGCTGGCACTTTTCTTTATGGGGGTTTTCCAATCGTTCTACTTGCTGGTCGCACTTTCTCTGGGAACGGTAACAACTGCAATCAACCTTTGGCTATTCTTCAAACCTACACGAAGAGCGGCATGGTTTGTATTCAAATTCTCCAGTCCATACTTAGCCGTTATTTTTCTCGCAATGATGATAGACGTTGTCTTGCGGTACTGA
- the menA gene encoding 1,4-dihydroxy-2-naphthoate octaprenyltransferase, translating to MQQSHTKEEILSVLNNIDCAVVATASGVDIRSRMMHYWSDENLNVYLATMKGDPKTLQITHNPSISLLISKRTGGVNDSSEVEVTGRAFLVKEGDEKNRAFKSLAEKSPVVKYLNDTGNLGVLDCVKVVPTVVKYRVFNEIVQGLPPTVLEFAQNRVAESEFPKLGHKLKLWGLELRGAFFTATIVSILLGTSIAWVRNGAFDFTFFLLTLLGGLCLHAGTNVINDYFDYTSGNDEVNREFVRPFSGGSRMIQLGLMTPLEVLSEALLLYALGISIGLYLTWTVGPVVLLLGLIGLISGFFYVAPHVNWAGRGVGELLIGLNFGMLLTAGSFYVQTRILATEPLIASIPVSLLIAAVVYINEFPDYAADKAVGKNTLVVRLGRGKAAYGYAAIMLGTYVVVAIGVLIRILPVYTLLGLATLPLALKAIRYALKHHSSSFELIPANVSTIICHLSTGLLLSLGYLVEGFGTENLAYAILIGAVYALFTVNAYKGMERQKNIFLGLKKTMQT from the coding sequence TTGCAGCAATCTCACACCAAAGAAGAAATCCTATCTGTATTGAACAACATTGACTGCGCCGTTGTAGCCACAGCTTCTGGCGTTGATATACGCTCTAGGATGATGCATTACTGGAGCGATGAAAACTTGAACGTCTATTTAGCCACAATGAAGGGTGACCCAAAGACTCTGCAGATAACTCATAATCCCTCGATTTCCTTATTGATCTCGAAGCGTACCGGCGGCGTTAACGACTCGAGCGAAGTTGAAGTCACAGGACGCGCATTCCTTGTCAAGGAGGGTGATGAGAAGAATCGGGCTTTCAAGTCTTTGGCTGAAAAATCGCCAGTTGTCAAGTACTTAAACGACACCGGGAATTTGGGTGTGCTGGACTGTGTAAAAGTTGTTCCCACCGTTGTGAAGTATCGTGTTTTCAATGAGATTGTGCAGGGGCTTCCCCCTACGGTGTTAGAGTTTGCGCAAAATAGAGTTGCGGAAAGCGAGTTTCCCAAGCTTGGACATAAGCTAAAGCTTTGGGGACTTGAGCTCAGAGGGGCTTTTTTCACTGCAACAATTGTTTCGATTCTCTTAGGGACATCAATTGCATGGGTAAGGAACGGCGCGTTTGACTTTACCTTTTTCCTGTTGACACTTTTGGGAGGACTTTGTCTTCACGCCGGCACCAATGTCATAAACGATTATTTTGACTACACGAGCGGCAACGACGAAGTAAACCGAGAGTTTGTGAGACCGTTCAGCGGAGGCAGCAGGATGATTCAGTTGGGACTCATGACGCCGCTTGAAGTGTTGTCTGAAGCTTTGCTTTTGTATGCTCTTGGCATTTCAATCGGTCTCTACTTGACGTGGACAGTTGGACCTGTCGTGTTGCTCTTAGGACTGATAGGTTTGATTTCAGGGTTTTTCTACGTGGCTCCTCATGTCAACTGGGCTGGCAGAGGAGTTGGAGAGCTCCTGATCGGACTGAACTTTGGAATGTTGCTGACTGCGGGGTCTTTTTATGTCCAGACTCGAATATTGGCAACTGAACCTTTGATTGCTTCAATTCCTGTCTCGCTGCTCATCGCTGCCGTTGTGTACATTAACGAGTTTCCCGACTACGCAGCTGACAAAGCTGTTGGCAAGAACACACTGGTGGTTCGGCTAGGTAGAGGCAAAGCGGCTTACGGATACGCGGCTATAATGCTAGGAACTTATGTGGTCGTAGCCATAGGGGTTCTTATCAGAATACTGCCAGTTTACACCTTGCTTGGGCTTGCCACACTACCTCTGGCGTTGAAGGCAATTAGATATGCGCTCAAACATCATTCAAGTTCCTTTGAATTGATTCCTGCTAATGTTTCAACCATAATCTGTCATCTTTCTACAGGTTTGCTTCTGTCTCTAGGGTACTTGGTTGAAGGGTTTGGAACCGAGAACCTTGCATATGCTATTCTTATAGGCGCTGTTTATGCGCTCTTTACAGTAAACGCGTACAAGGGCATGGAACGACAAAAGAACATTTTCCTAGGACTAAAAAAGACAATGCAAACCTAA